The genomic stretch gttatgcaatgttaatgaaaaatattttaaacGATGAGTACAAGACAACCATTTACAACTGATTTAGTGTGAGCGTAAAACgtttttatattttaattaaattctaataaaaatatataataatattttaattaaaatatatttacTATGTATTGATgtatttatatttattataaagGTATAATTAAAGAAAAATTTAAAGTGACATCGTAGAGAATAATTTAAGTAAACAAAACAATTAAAAAAACTATAGTTAATATTACATTATTACCTAACCTAACCTTTTTTTTGTCCTACAATTTAGAACAAACTTTTTTGTTACATTTAAAGTGATCGATCGAAACATAGTTTGTCTCGCATAAAATTTATGTATTTTGTATTTCATGTGACTTttaaaatagttttaaattttttagAAATATTAGGAACACTTTCTTTTTAACGGTTTCTATCATTACTCTCTTATTTTTTGTTGGATTATACGTATTTACATGAGAGTCAAAAACAAACCAACACCTGGCAAAAAGGATGAATTGGGACATGCATCTGCAGCGGTTGATGAAATTGATTTTTTACTTTTTAACGgaaaaataattttttgaaaACGACAAATACAGTGTTTATACGGCATCTCTGGTTTTTTATAGTCCCTCTAATTCTATTAATAAGATAAagttaattttttaatttattaaataattaatttatctCAGAATATTATCTAAAAATCAATAAATTTTGAATATAACTCTTTTTATAAATAAAACTTGAGGTAGTATTACATCAAAATTTGATTTCAGTTTTTATTTTGATGATTACTTTTTATATAAACATAGACTTTAGAACTAAAGAATAGTTTATTAAATTTTTTATGAAATGTATATATTCcatctttttttttaaatattattttgttgaaaaaaattattattttttaaatgttatttataaaatttaaggtagtattaattgtatttttattaaaattattcTTTTGTGATTATTACATagaaaaaaataattaaaaatataataaataattaaaatattataaaaaaaattattatttaaaaaataatgaTGACTAACTTcctttttatatatataaaaaaatgacatctaaaaaaatattaaaatctGTTTCCTGAAACCACCATCATTCATCATGAGAAACCAATTATTGCATTGGAGGGATATGACTCTGACATAATGTGATGACTCACTGATGCCTTTGTCAGATATTCATCAACTTGTGTGTCCACGTGTCGTCTTTCAATTTACTCATTGTTTTCTATAAAATCTTTTAAATgatatattaattaaatttttaatgtattaattttacTCTTAATAAATAGTGTCTACATTACTTTCAAATTATTATATAATGTTATTTTTATGAATAGTTTTGTAAAATTATTATATATAATTATTTAatcattatttatttttttaatttgtaTACAATAATCTTTAAAAAAATTGAGGAGGTGAAAATACTACTAGAAAAATTTTAGTTTATTGctttttattttgaaaaacaagGAGTTCGTTTACATTTAGATTTTGTTTGGTTATAAAAAAATGGATAAAAGAAGGTATTGTTTAGTTTAGGAGAAAGAGAAGAGAAAAGGAAGAAAGAAAAGTGTTGAtattttaaaaatacaaaaatcCCCTTAGAATTTATTAAGTTACATTTAGAATTTATTGCTTAGcttaaataaaataatttattaaattacttattacttgatttaattaattaagttaatCTCAATAATTCATTCAAAAAATTCTCACTGATTACTAAAtcaaataatttaaaataatatttgtaactactaattaaattaatatattcACATCTCacatttaattttaattaactaaCTACTTTATATTATAGGATTTAATTGAAAATTGTATTTCTTCATAATTAAATAAATGTCATATAATCTCACTCTAACACGTCGTCCCACCATAGTAAAAAAAAAATCTTGTTTTCTCTTCTTTGAATAGATGAATTGTTatatatgaaaaaaaaattaattgtTATTCTTTTCACCCAAAATATTTATGTTTCTTATTGCATGTCTAAGAAACCAAAACTCTTATCTCGGTAAATATCTCTCAGTAAAATGTATTCCGTAAAATGTATACCAAGGACAAAAATGGAAGCATACTTCCTTTCCCTCATTTCTTCTCAAATTGAAGAGAATAACAAAATGTGTGGGTCCCACACAAATTTAGGCTCTCTCCCCTATTTCTTTTTGGTCCCAAATCGGAGAAGAAGTATCTCTTTTCCCTACTTGTCTTTGTTAGAGCTTTAAAATCTTTATAATTAGAATTATAATAATGAAGATTATGATTTCAATAATCAGAGTTGTTAAAATAAGAACTAAATTACTATACaacattattttattttaaaatatttacAAGAGATTACATGAACAAAAGTTTACGAGAGGTTCTTAGACTTCAGGGTTTCTCATTTGAGAAGTTCTAAGTTCGAATGCCCTTCAAAACAATCTTCATTATCTTACATAGAGAATAATACAAGACGGAtttgaaataaaattgaaagCACTCTAACAGTTTACAGGTACGTGGTCGACAAAGCCaaaacaaaaagcaaaaataaGTGATAAGGTGGCCCACATGGCTTACAATAATACCATAATGAATCTTATTTCTAAAACTAGTTCAAACTTATCTTCTGATATAATCTTTAACAAATCTTATCTTCAACGAGTTCAATCAATAATTTAAATCTTATCTTCAATCTTTAACCATCTAGATCAGTAATACCGTAACAGTCGTCTTCATTTTCATTTAATGTGACAGAGGTACTGGACTCACTTTCATTGTCAGATAAAACGAAAATATCTTATTTTAATTAAGACAAAAATTCATTAGGACCTACAACAGCAAGTAAGGTTGCTAGTAACTTAGATCGGTCCACGAGTAAAGCAGTATCTTTAGAACTTAAGTTTGTATTTTTGCAAAGGTTTGAACGAGTTTTGCACCATGCCTCCAACTTTGCTAAAGATAATAGTTCTGGGTTAAACTTGACCCACTATTTAATGGAAAACCTTTTAATTAACTGAGTTGTCGGGCAGTCTTTGCATAATAACTCTAATGAAAAAGTCAAAGAACTAATCTAGGTAATGCCAAAAACAACACAAAATGATAATAACGCATTGTGCGTCGAACAAGTAGTCATTGAGGTAAATTCATTTAAAGACTTAACATTGTAATCTGGTAAAATGTCCAAAGTAGGTCCAACAAGTTGAAACCATTGAGTGAACCATTAAGGATATATCTTTGTTGAACCAAATGAACCAAGTATGGTTGAAAGGTTCAATAACTAAAAAATTCGTCCAGACTTCCATATAATCAAAGTAATTGAATGTCTGTGGAGAGTAAGTTTTGGAGAAGGAGGGACCTTCTGCTGGCGGTTGACTCCAATCAGACGGAGACCAAACTTTAATGATCTTAAATTTGGAAAACTTAATCTTTGTTTTATCAATCTCATCATATTGATGAGTGAGAGAAATGGAGTCAATATCAACCAAAATAAATTCATAAAACTTTTTGGTCTTTGTTAATTCTTTAGGTAAGAAGAAAAATCGTAGAGGGAAAATTCTTGAGATAACTTGCAAAACATATACATCTGATGAATAATACATTGGCTCTAGAAGGATAATAGGGTCTACCAAACTTTTAGTATTAAAGGAAGTTTTTACCGAATGAGGAAGAGTATATAAAGTTATTTTAGAACTTGGCTTAATTTGTGAGGATGAATGGGTGATAATCTTTTGCATAAAAGCTAATGGTGATAATAAAGTTGGTTTGTTTAGTGGTTTAGAGGGTGTAGGTGAAGTAATTTGGGTAACGAAAGATGGTGATCCTAATATTATAGCTTTATTGTTCTTTAATGGGGACAATGGAGGACCGTAATCATCTCGCGAATCACTCAGTTTCTTGATCATGTTTTTCTTGTAAAAAATATCTTGTTAAAAAATTGGATAAAGAGTTTTTAATACCTTCAATATGTTCTATCTCAAAATCAAAACAAGATAATAAAGATTGTCATCTAGGAAAAATATGTTTGGAAACTAAATTCTTAACTCACCGGGGGCAGAGAAAAGTTGATAAAAATATCTCATACATAAGGGCATAAAACATTATGTTTGAGTGAGTTTGAATTGATTTTAAGCTTAAATGCACTTTTGATCCCCCCTAGTTTGAGTGTTTTAAACAATTAGTCTCTCTATTACAAAACCAACGATTCTAGTCCCTTAATTTGAATAGTCTTTGAATTTTTATGGTCCCCCTTAATTTAAATAGTCTTTGAATTTAAATAGACCTAAGCCCATTCATTTAGAGTATCAACCCAACAAATATTGACAACAATGAATATATATATGAGCTATATAAACACTTATATTATTAGTAAAACAATAGATGTGGGACAAAATCATAGAAAGAAAAGTAACATTTGTTGGCCTTGAAGAAAACAATTGAAGTTCAAACTGCAGCTATTCTCACATTCTTCCAAACTTAAATCACCTTTAACAACTGCCACAGATGTATCAGAAACTTTCAAGCTTTTCATCTACCATTCAAAAGATTTTCATATTTTCTTCGCGTACCTAAGACATCTTTTCATTACCTACTTATAATGGTTGTTTCTACATTTCTACTACTCAACCATAAGCCAAACCTCCTCTCCAAAAGTCAAACTTTTCATCTACCACTCAAAGGCTGATAACTCAATGTTCAACTAACAACAAAGAAAACTTGTAAAGCAAACAATAAAATGGCAGTACTAACTAATTATCTTAGGATAAAGAATGTAGAAGATATACAATACCATGTGTGATATATCTATCTGTAAATATATTTGCAAATTTACAATGCTTTTTTACATGTAACACATCCGATTCTTTTCCAAATAAACTAGAATCAGAATCATGTATTGCTTTTTTTTATGTACAGGTAGAACAAACAATCTACTTATCTAAAACGGTAACACTCTAAAAATCACAGTAGCAAATGCTACACAGTAACATGGCTTGTAGTAGTACTGATGTATAACAGGTGTAGGAAATTGATGTTTGTCATGCAAAATGATTCTAACCGAGGCTCCGATAGGTCTACCATGTCTTCTTCTGATGCATGCCAACTCTCACTTTTCAATACAGTTCTATTCCTTAATGTTGCTTGCTCCTGAAACTAAATTGCTAGTTGTTAGAACTTGATGATATATTCATGTTAGAATCAAAAAACTTCAATATGTGATACAAAATAATTGTTAAATAAAATTCTGAAAATCTGATGTCGACAAAATTACAACTTGAATGATCCCAATATAATTAAGAAATTTGCAGAATCTTAAGGTGCAATTATCTCTCCGTGTGAGAAAATAAGCGCTTTAATAAAACTGATTTTTCTGTCTAATATAAATTCTAAAAAACTTCGATGGAAAAAACTGAATTCAAATAACCTATTTATAAAATTACAATTCGTACAGGGTGTCCCAAAACGTACGAAAGGTAATGGAGAAAGTGTTGGAAAAATCTCTTGCCAAGTTTGAAAACGTGCCTTGTTTTTCTGAACTGCATAACCATAACGACCGTCATGACAATGACACCTTGATCGTCACACATCGTGGAGGGATGACGAACGTCATCTAGGCGAGGACCTACCCGTCATCTAACTGACACTCATATTCCTCAGATTTTGTCTTGTAGTGATAATACTCTAAAGGTGTCACGTCATGACGGACGAGACATTCATGCAATCAATATACCTAAAACAGATACTAAGGACAAACGTAAAactataaaaaaaaatattaaaaatacatATGAATCGAGTCAGAAATACGATACTTTTTCGAATTATCAATAATATAATTAGAGGATATTCGTAAATAAATCTATAATGAGTTATTTTACATCCCAAATATTTTACAAAATCAGGTAAGAAAAATATGAATATTATATATAAACAACCCTTAATATTTCAATCGACCTTACTACATTAGCCCTTGcgtaaaaaataaaataataaatgcAGTAAATAAAATACTAATAAAAGTATTTGTAAGAAAATATATGAAAAATAGAAAAGGGATTCTAGGTCAATTTGATTATATTTTTTTACTGAAAAACTGAACTCGTCAAAACCTGTTACCTCCGTTATCAATTTTCCCTCATTTccatatttttttcaaaaaaaagatTACTATAGCTTCAATGGGTTCTTCAAAGCGATTGGCAAAACTCATTTCCACCATTGCTTTTTCCACTTATTTCGTTATCATCATTTTTCAGCTTCCCATTTTCAGGTATATCATCTTTTTCCTTTCACCTTTTTCTTTTTAACTCTTCACCATCTCTGAAAAGTATAAAGCTTTCTTTATTATtttccttctttttctttttctttttactattttattattattattattaattttcTGTCAATTACATGATTATTGTAGTGTTCCTGAAATCAATTTTATATTCTGTTAATTAGGGTTAATCATTGGTGTAACATTTAGGTTTTGTTTCTTTTGTTATTTTCAATTTAGTGTACTAGTTTTCTGTTTTGTGGATCAAGTGTAATTTCTTGAACATAGTATCAATTGGGACCCTCAACCACCAAATTGAGGGGCAAAATCCTATTTGCTACAAATTGGAGTAATTGTGCTCTGCATAATTAGCTACTCTTATGCTATTAAGCACTAACTTATTCACAGGAGACCTACATCTTGACACcgataataattttaaaaatatatattaattgAATGTAATCACAGGGACATGTATGATACTAATCCGCATCGGAAGTTGGACACGCTATTGTTTAGAGGTGTTGGTGCTTAAGTGTTCTAATGTAAACATCAACTAAGATTCAAACTTGTATTGTTTTTAATGGAAGTTTATTAACCACTTACTTTTAACTATTTGGTTACCCAATGATAAGTGATTGATGAAGTATAGGGGTGGCAAAAGGGAATACCCACCTCATTTAGGTCTGTCCCACAGAAAAATGAAGGTGGGGCAAGGAGGGTATGCGGGTACCGCATCTCTAAAGTTTAAAATTGCAAATATTTATGTTAATGGTTGTGCCTGCAAAAGTCTAAAAAAAATGGGACAAACACATTATAGTGTGCAGGTCTAAAATTTTGGTGTGtcccgcaaaaaagtgagggcaAAACAGACATGCCCAACGGGCCGGTTCCATTTTTCCACTCTTAATAACATTTATAGTTCTCTCTTTTTGAGCATATGTCAAAACAAAACTCAAACTCCAATGTATCATACAATCAAAGTGGAATGTATAAAATTAAGACGTTATTCACCCAAAAAAAATTGACatcaattggattcataattgCAGTGTAACTTGCTCAGGGTCATATACTAatagtgtgtgtgtgtgtttaaTTCTTGCAATAACTAACACCCAAAGCTTGAATGAAGTTCTGATTTAATACTTTCAATTTCAAATCCTATTTCAGTTATAACTCAAGAATAAAAACTTCTCTTTGTATTATAGTGCTGATACTGACAAAGGCTTTCTTTCTTTCTCAGTGTTCCATGCAGAACCGGAATCTGCAAGACACCATTAGAATTGACATCTTCTCAATTAATTGCAAGTGAGGTTTTTCCTCTTTTCATAGTGAAAGCTCTTATCTACCCAGGAACAGTTGCAAAGGCTATTTTCAAGCAGAAAACCATCCCAAGTTACAGAAGCTTGTTGCACAATTTCAATACAAGGACAATCTCTGTTGAATCGGAACTCCAACGACTAGAGGTTGGTTAGTAACTGAAAATAAACAAAAATGTTTCAAATCTATTGTTAAATAGTAGTTATAGCATTGATATAGTGTTATTTAAGTGACTTTATATGAAAGAGGCTTTTAAGGAGGCTAACCGGCCAAATTAGGCTTTAGAAAAAGGTCAGGGTAAGGCCTAAAACTAAGCCTATGATAGGCCATAGGCCAGACTTAGGCCTTGATGTTTTTGGCAGGCTAGACTTAGGTCTTGCAAAGTCTAACTCGACCCACCTTATTCCCACCCCTAAGTGTAGCGGAATTTTAACAAATTGATATTCTTCTGCATTAACCTATTTAGTACAAAGTTTTGTCAAATAATGGCTACAACTGCAAATCACAGTTCCATAGTTCCATAGCCGAATTTGAGCAACCCCCTCTTTGAAGGGTTTAGCTTTGACACTCATTTTTTAAGTTGGGTTCTTTCTGCAGGTTCTTGCAGGAAGCTATTTGTGTGTAGGAGGAGCAATCTTGGGTCTGATAAAACCAGGAAGAATGGGGCTTTTTGGAATACTTCTTCTTATGTTGGGTCTGATCAGAGAACCTATCATGGGAAAATCTGATTTGACTCGTGCAAAGGGTATTCAAATCCATCCAACCATTTTTATTGCTCTAGTCTCAGCATTCTTCTCCATTAGAAGCGATGTTAGAGAGATAATTCGTACCTTTAATCTAAAGCGTGTTGGGAAGGCAAAATATTACTAAATGACTGACAAATTGAGATTGGCATTACATGCATTATGCATCTGCATCATCCATGATATAACATCCTAGGAGGCTTGAACCTTACATGAGTACTAGTACACAACAGGTAGGTAGCTAGGAATACTTCTGCTTACTGTTAAAGGCAATTTCAAACACAGGAATACTAGATTTCTAAATCTTAGGTTAGCCATTGGAGAAGATACAGATTTTTTTTCTCGGATTATTTGTGAATGAgaatgtgttggtagacaatatacATAGCACCTGATTCAACAGGGCACAATTTTTAAAAAGTTTATAATGCAGACTAATGTGCACTTTTTTAGTTCTGTCTTTGCATTTGTTAAATCTAAACAAACAGATGGCGATTTCCAAGAACCAAACAAGACATGTACAAAATGAGTTGTAGACACAGTGAATGTTTGCATTAAGGTTTTCACAACAGAATATTGCAAAATAACCTGCAACATGAAATGCAACATATTTTGTCTCAAAACTAGCAAAATTCTGTTGGTGAGAATGCAAACATAACCATATATAAGCACTTGATTGTATGCACGTTTGTTTTGGTGTTGGGGGATTGTTGAACGCACACTGAGGTGGAAGCTTTTATAAAATCACAAGGAATTGGCATGCCTGCTGTGAGTTGGAGGTCGATGTTTGGTAACGTGGGTCGGTCACAGTTGTCCCATATTTAGTACTCTTTTCACTGTGATTTTGAAAAACTGTTATGTGTCTGTGATTTTTAAATTTTTCTAACACATGCTAATTGTTAGATGCATGTTTAAAATTTCATTCATCTACTAATTGTTAGagaaatataattttttttagtTAAGTCAAGAATTAGAAATAATTTGTAAGTTAAAAATGAACTTTGTAATTTATAAAAGAACTTTAATATTTTCTTTTATGAATTTAAGAAAATTAGGTTTCAAACTAGTTAAATAAACACAACTATGAATCCTCTTAAGTGTAATTTATTGAGGGAGTAAAGTGTGATTTAACACCCTTCATAGAGAGAGGAACacataaataattaaaataaaatgagTTTTACCtattatcatttttttaaaaGAGAATAACACATAAAGAGAATAACACATAAGTAATTTAGGTATATTGAATTTCAATGGTGATAAATCATACTTTACTCACTCGAGTATAATTTCTACTTGAAAACGACTCAAGATACGATCCATTATAgtaatttttttttttgtgagTGTGTTAATTCTAACTTTAACTTTCACATCTAACTATAAGTGGGCTGGGTTGAACTGTGTTTGTTCCATTTTAGTAATTTTTTTTGAGTGTGTTCATTCTAACTTTAACTTTCACATCTAACTCTAAGTGGATTGGGTCAAATCGAGTTTGATCTAATATGTAATCCAAGTTGTTCAAAGTTTAATAGTTTGAGTTCTTCGTCTAACCTGCAATTTTAATGTTGAAATCAATCCGATCTAACCTGTTTATTTATGAATTTAATTGAGTTTGCAAGTTGTGtttcaaattaaaaa from Lathyrus oleraceus cultivar Zhongwan6 chromosome 7, CAAS_Psat_ZW6_1.0, whole genome shotgun sequence encodes the following:
- the LOC127107603 gene encoding uncharacterized protein LOC127107603; the protein is MGSSKRLAKLISTIAFSTYFVIIIFQLPIFSVPCRTGICKTPLELTSSQLIASEVFPLFIVKALIYPGTVAKAIFKQKTIPSYRSLLHNFNTRTISVESELQRLEVLAGSYLCVGGAILGLIKPGRMGLFGILLLMLGLIREPIMGKSDLTRAKGIQIHPTIFIALVSAFFSIRSDVREIIRTFNLKRVGKAKYY